The genomic interval CGAAAAACTTTCTTAAAGAAGCGAAAGAAACTTGTTTTAGAATTTAATATTTTCTATCATAAAGAAATGTATGATGGAAGTATAGTTATTGATTATTTTATTAAGAAAATTAAAAAATTTAGACCATTTTAGATTTATAAGAATAAATTTTCTTACCATAAAGGAAAAAATCGCATTATTAAAGCAAATATAGAAATCAGTAATAAAATAACTCCAAAAACTATTCTTGTTAAAAGGCTTTGCTTTTTCTTTTTCAAGAGTTCCTTATTGCTGATAATCAATTGAACACCGTTTTGCAAGCGAAAGAACGAATTTTCATTTTTTACAATAAAATTGGATGCCCCATTTCTCATTGCCTTTTCTTCAATTTCATCATCTACATTTGATGAGTGTAGAATTACTTCGGCATTTCTATTAACTTCTTTGATTATTTTGAGGATTTCAATGCCATTTTTTGCATTTTCGTTTATCGAATTCAAATAGTAGTCGAGAACAATAATTGCTATTCCTTTGTTTTTTTTAGAAGAAGAAATGTATTCTCTCAAAAAGATCTCTCCTGAAGTATAAATATGAATCTCATGCGTAGTTGAGGATATGAATTTATCTTCTAAATACTTGAGATACATTTCATTATCATCAACTATATGAACGGTGGTTTTTTTAAATTTTTTAAGCATAATATTTTTTCGATGATACTTAATTTAGCCTCATTTCTAATAAAAATTTTCTGAAGGATCGTATTTCCACTTTGGTTTATTGTTCTTTTTCCTTCTAATATCTAAATCTTCTTTTAAAATCCATTTCCCTTTTTTGAAAAATAAACCATCTATCGAAAAATCCGGTCCATAATATTGATAATTGCCCTTAAACTTTTCCTGAGATGGAGATAAATGATCAAAAACTATCATTTCTTTCGACTTATCGTAATTTAATTGCATATATACTTTGTCAGAATATTCAAAGAAAAGTCTTTTTTTTCGTTTTTTATTTATTTTGAACATGCTAATCCCAAAATGTGGTTTGCCGCTTGGAGAAAATCTAAGAGTTTCAATTATTTTTTTGTTAGTGAAATTATTGTTTCCGTCCCAAGCGAGAAGGGTGTAATATTTGTTTCTTTTGTGTTTGTTCGCAATAATTTCGTAGTATAAAGCACCATACCAATTCGTATTTTTTAGATATTTTTTTTCTGGATCTAAAATTTCATCAGACTTGTCGAACAAAG from Bacteroidota bacterium carries:
- a CDS encoding response regulator; this encodes MLKKFKKTTVHIVDDNEMYLKYLEDKFISSTTHEIHIYTSGEIFLREYISSSKKNKGIAIIVLDYYLNSINENAKNGIEILKIIKEVNRNAEVILHSSNVDDEIEEKAMRNGASNFIVKNENSFFRLQNGVQLIISNKELLKKKKQSLLTRIVFGVILLLISIFALIMRFFPLW